A region of Tistrella bauzanensis DNA encodes the following proteins:
- a CDS encoding DMT family transporter has protein sequence MSAHPSPAAADATTRRRAMAALALTVTFWSFNFVVGRAVAGEIPPLTLSFLRWLGALLIFLPFAWRHLRRDWPSLLRAWPKLLLMGLTSVAGYNTFVYLALERTTAINAVLLNATMPIVIAIMAAVAGVERMSRFQALGVAVSFGGVAYIVAGGNPAHLLSLQIGAGDLWILGATVCWGIYSVALRFKPAHVHPFALLAANMLVGMLALAPLAASEAIAGHLPVVTPATIAAVAYVAIFPSIIAYILWNWSVAAIGPNRAGLFMHLMPILTPLWSMLFLGERLGVHHLVGGIAILAGLVLTSRAPSARPAPPARHDDAPRRDR, from the coding sequence GTGTCCGCACATCCCAGTCCCGCCGCCGCCGATGCGACAACCCGGCGTCGCGCCATGGCGGCGCTGGCGCTGACGGTTACCTTCTGGTCGTTCAATTTCGTCGTCGGCCGGGCCGTCGCCGGCGAGATTCCGCCGCTGACCCTGTCTTTCCTGCGCTGGCTGGGCGCCTTGCTGATTTTTCTGCCCTTTGCCTGGCGGCATCTGCGCCGCGACTGGCCGTCGCTGCTCCGCGCCTGGCCCAAGCTGCTTCTGATGGGGCTCACCTCGGTTGCCGGCTACAACACCTTCGTCTATCTGGCGCTGGAACGAACCACGGCGATCAACGCGGTTCTGCTCAACGCCACCATGCCGATCGTGATCGCGATCATGGCCGCGGTCGCCGGGGTGGAACGGATGAGCCGCTTCCAGGCGTTGGGGGTCGCCGTGTCGTTCGGCGGCGTCGCCTATATCGTCGCCGGCGGCAACCCTGCCCATCTGCTGTCGCTTCAGATCGGTGCAGGCGATCTGTGGATCCTGGGCGCCACGGTCTGCTGGGGCATCTATTCCGTGGCGCTGCGCTTCAAGCCGGCCCATGTCCACCCCTTCGCGCTGCTGGCGGCCAATATGCTGGTCGGCATGCTGGCGCTGGCGCCGCTGGCCGCGTCGGAGGCGATCGCCGGCCACCTGCCGGTGGTCACGCCTGCCACCATCGCGGCGGTCGCCTATGTGGCGATCTTCCCCTCGATCATCGCCTATATCCTGTGGAACTGGTCGGTGGCGGCGATCGGCCCCAACCGCGCCGGGCTGTTCATGCATCTGATGCCGATCCTGACGCCGCTGTGGAGCATGCTGTTCCTGGGGGAACGGCTGGGTGTCCATCATCTGGTGGGCGGTATCGCCATTCTGGCCGGGCTGGTGCTGACCAGCCGGGCGCCGTCGGCACGCCCGGCACCGCCGGCGCGACACGACGACGCCCCGCGACGGGATCGGTGA